The Lysobacter capsici genome has a segment encoding these proteins:
- the dnaK gene encoding molecular chaperone DnaK, with amino-acid sequence MGKIIGIDLGTTNSCVSIMEGGKAKVIENSEGDRTTPSIVAFTKDGEVLVGASAKRQAVTNPKNTFYAVKRLIGRKMTDAEVQKDLGLVPYAIVPHDNGDAWVATQDGKKMAPQQISAEVLGKMKKTAEAYLGEPVTEAVITVPAYFNDSQRQATKDAGKIAGLEVKRIINEPTAAALAYGMDKKGGDRKVAVYDLGGGTFDVSIIEIASVDGEMQVEVLSTNGDTFLGGEDFDKRVIDYLVEEFQKDQGIDLRKDPLALQRLKDAAERAKIELSSSQQTEVNLPYVTADASGPKHLNIKLTRAKLESLVEDLVKKTIEPCRIALNDAGLRASDVAEVILVGGQTRMPKVSQAVAEFFGKEPRKDVNPDEAVAVGAAIQGGVLAGDVKDVLLLDVTPLSLGIETLGGVFTKIIEKNTTVPTKASQTFSTAEDNQSAVTVHVLQGERDQARFNKSLARFDLSGIEPSPRGMPQVEVSFDIDANGIIHVSAKDKKTNKEQKVEIKGGSGLSEEEIAKMVADAEANREEDQKFQELVQARNHADGLIHMTRSTIKEHGEKLPGDQIGRAEAAISELETAMKGDDKGQIEAKSKALEEAAQSLFAAANAGQPGEGAPAGDSGASAKADDVVDAEFTEVKDEKK; translated from the coding sequence ATGGGCAAGATCATCGGCATCGACCTGGGCACGACCAATTCCTGCGTTTCGATCATGGAAGGCGGCAAGGCCAAGGTCATCGAAAACTCCGAAGGCGACCGCACCACCCCGTCGATCGTCGCGTTCACCAAGGACGGCGAAGTCCTGGTCGGCGCGTCGGCCAAGCGCCAGGCGGTCACCAACCCGAAGAACACCTTCTACGCGGTCAAGCGCCTGATCGGCCGCAAGATGACCGACGCCGAAGTGCAGAAGGACCTCGGCCTGGTGCCGTACGCGATCGTCCCGCACGACAACGGCGACGCCTGGGTCGCGACCCAGGACGGCAAGAAGATGGCGCCGCAGCAGATCTCGGCCGAAGTGCTCGGCAAGATGAAGAAGACCGCCGAAGCCTACCTGGGCGAGCCGGTCACCGAAGCGGTCATTACTGTGCCGGCCTACTTCAACGACAGCCAGCGCCAGGCGACCAAGGACGCGGGCAAGATCGCCGGCCTCGAGGTCAAGCGCATCATCAACGAACCCACCGCGGCCGCGCTGGCCTACGGCATGGACAAGAAGGGCGGCGACCGCAAGGTCGCGGTCTATGACCTCGGCGGCGGCACCTTCGACGTGTCGATCATCGAGATCGCTTCGGTCGACGGCGAAATGCAGGTCGAAGTGTTGTCGACCAACGGCGACACCTTCCTCGGCGGCGAAGACTTCGACAAGCGCGTCATCGACTACTTGGTCGAAGAGTTCCAGAAGGACCAGGGCATCGACCTGCGCAAGGATCCGCTGGCCCTGCAGCGCCTGAAGGACGCGGCCGAGCGCGCCAAGATCGAGCTGTCGTCCTCGCAGCAGACCGAAGTCAACCTGCCGTACGTCACCGCCGACGCGTCGGGCCCGAAGCACCTCAACATCAAGCTGACCCGCGCCAAGCTGGAGTCGCTGGTCGAGGATCTGGTCAAGAAGACGATCGAGCCGTGCCGCATCGCGCTCAACGACGCGGGCCTGCGCGCCAGCGACGTGGCCGAGGTGATCCTGGTCGGCGGTCAGACCCGCATGCCCAAGGTCAGCCAGGCCGTGGCCGAGTTCTTCGGCAAGGAACCGCGCAAGGACGTCAACCCGGATGAAGCCGTCGCCGTCGGCGCCGCGATCCAGGGCGGCGTGCTGGCCGGCGACGTCAAGGACGTGCTGCTGCTCGACGTGACCCCGCTGAGCCTGGGCATCGAAACCCTGGGCGGCGTATTCACCAAGATCATCGAGAAGAACACCACGGTGCCGACCAAGGCCTCGCAGACCTTCTCGACCGCCGAGGACAACCAGTCCGCGGTGACCGTGCACGTGCTGCAGGGCGAGCGCGATCAGGCCCGCTTCAACAAGTCGCTGGCCCGCTTCGATCTGTCCGGCATCGAGCCCTCGCCGCGCGGCATGCCGCAGGTCGAGGTGTCGTTCGACATTGACGCCAACGGCATCATCCACGTCAGCGCCAAGGACAAGAAGACCAACAAGGAACAGAAGGTCGAGATCAAGGGCGGCTCGGGCCTGTCCGAGGAAGAGATCGCCAAGATGGTCGCCGACGCGGAGGCCAATCGCGAGGAAGACCAGAAGTTCCAGGAACTGGTGCAGGCGCGCAACCACGCCGACGGCCTGATCCACATGACCCGCAGCACGATCAAGGAGCACGGCGAGAAGTTGCCGGGCGACCAGATCGGCCGCGCTGAAGCCGCCATCTCGGAGCTGGAAACGGCGATGAAGGGCGACGACAAGGGCCAGATCGAAGCCAAGTCGAAGGCGCTGGAAGAGGCCGCGCAGTCGCTGTTCGCGGCGGCCAACGCCGGTCAGCCGGGCGAAGGCGCCCCGGCTGGCGACAGCGGCGCATCGGCGAAGGCCGACGACGTGGTCGATGCGGAGTTCACTGAAGTGAAGGACGAGAAGAAGTAA
- a CDS encoding CHASE domain-containing protein — translation MTTNDPAARAAPPHDPAAYSDLSGLTPRRGYLLAFIVFIVALVLVLTAWRIARDREQRSAQAEFVAQTVQVTELIQQRLVNYELVARGGVSLFASVQRPTAAQWKAYVEGMNLQRRFPATLGLGFTGYVPQRLLVQLQNEWRDAGYGLLTVRPFGQREIYGPVLYLEPKTPANVETIGYDMFSEATRHAAMEAALESGQARLSGKIQLLQDKREGVTSTGMILVLPVYLGGGRPLNPSLRRAEMQGWVYVPFRMEKFVEMSLGKSHREMRFRIYDDSAGGDTLLFRTAGPAPTQPAAFVHKATFDVYGRTWRIEYESPPIEEAAPRMQGLRNLFALGIFTSLLLYGIALVLAHTESRARQIASRMTEDFRRSETRFRSAMQYSAIGKALLDSEGRIVDANPALAAIVGMELPRLLDQRFDTLLEDEDGESPAHGRGSSDEDGVLRATRRLRRQHGVARQVQLTYSPVPGKVGQDITGLVQVEDVTERLRAEARVHALNRTLEARVALRTRELSQANQELEAFAYSVSHDLRAPLRAIDGFSRILGEKYADRLDESGSGYLARVRKAAARMGDLIDALLKMSRVTRSELKHESVDLSRVANELIEELRMGDAQREVEARIEPGLEVVGDASLLRNLLGNLLGNAWKFTRDRTPGLIEFGTADAPGGGREFFVRDNGTGFPQAYVDKLFRPFQRLHSVEDYAGHGIGLASVKRIVERHGGTIRAEGREGEGATFYFTLPREGGHA, via the coding sequence ATGACGACGAACGATCCGGCCGCACGCGCCGCGCCGCCGCACGACCCGGCCGCCTATTCCGACTTATCGGGCCTGACCCCGCGACGCGGCTATCTGCTCGCCTTCATCGTATTCATCGTCGCCCTGGTGCTGGTGCTGACCGCGTGGCGGATCGCGCGCGATCGCGAGCAGCGTTCGGCCCAGGCCGAATTCGTCGCCCAGACCGTGCAGGTCACCGAGTTGATCCAGCAGCGTCTGGTCAACTACGAACTGGTCGCGCGCGGCGGCGTGTCGTTGTTCGCCTCGGTGCAGCGGCCGACCGCGGCGCAGTGGAAGGCCTATGTCGAGGGCATGAACCTGCAGCGCCGGTTTCCGGCGACGCTCGGGCTGGGATTCACCGGCTACGTGCCGCAGCGCCTGCTGGTGCAGTTGCAGAACGAATGGCGCGACGCCGGGTACGGCCTGCTGACGGTGCGGCCGTTCGGCCAGCGCGAGATCTACGGGCCGGTCCTGTACCTGGAGCCCAAGACGCCGGCCAATGTCGAAACGATCGGTTACGACATGTTCTCCGAGGCCACCCGGCACGCGGCGATGGAGGCGGCGCTGGAATCGGGCCAGGCGCGGCTGTCGGGCAAGATCCAGTTGCTGCAGGACAAGCGCGAGGGCGTGACCAGCACCGGCATGATCCTGGTGCTGCCGGTCTACCTCGGCGGCGGCCGGCCGCTCAATCCGAGCCTGCGCCGCGCCGAGATGCAAGGCTGGGTGTACGTGCCGTTCCGGATGGAGAAATTCGTCGAGATGTCGCTCGGCAAGAGCCATCGCGAGATGCGCTTTCGCATCTACGACGACAGCGCCGGCGGCGACACCTTGCTGTTCCGCACCGCGGGGCCGGCGCCGACCCAGCCGGCGGCGTTCGTGCACAAGGCGACGTTCGACGTGTACGGGCGCACCTGGCGCATCGAATACGAATCGCCGCCGATCGAGGAAGCCGCGCCGCGCATGCAGGGCCTGCGCAATCTGTTCGCGCTGGGCATTTTCACGTCCTTGCTGTTGTACGGCATCGCCCTGGTGCTGGCGCATACCGAATCGCGCGCGCGCCAGATCGCCTCGCGCATGACCGAGGATTTCCGCCGCAGCGAAACCCGCTTCCGCAGCGCCATGCAGTATTCGGCGATCGGCAAGGCGCTGCTCGACAGCGAGGGCCGCATCGTCGACGCCAATCCGGCGTTGGCGGCGATCGTCGGCATGGAGTTGCCGCGCCTGCTCGACCAGCGTTTCGACACCTTGCTGGAGGACGAGGACGGCGAGTCGCCGGCGCATGGCCGCGGCAGCAGCGACGAGGACGGGGTGCTGCGCGCGACCCGCCGCCTGCGTCGCCAGCACGGCGTCGCGCGACAGGTCCAGCTGACTTATTCGCCGGTGCCGGGCAAGGTCGGGCAGGACATCACCGGCCTGGTCCAGGTCGAGGACGTGACCGAGCGGCTGCGCGCGGAAGCGCGCGTGCACGCGCTCAACCGCACCCTGGAGGCGCGCGTCGCGCTGCGCACGCGCGAGCTCAGTCAGGCCAATCAGGAGCTGGAGGCGTTCGCCTACAGCGTCTCGCACGACCTGCGCGCGCCGCTGCGCGCGATCGACGGCTTCAGCCGCATCCTCGGCGAGAAGTACGCCGACCGTCTCGACGAATCCGGCAGCGGCTATCTGGCGCGGGTGCGCAAGGCCGCCGCGCGCATGGGCGACTTGATCGACGCGTTGCTGAAGATGTCGCGGGTGACCCGCAGCGAACTCAAGCACGAGAGCGTCGACCTGAGCCGCGTCGCCAACGAATTGATCGAGGAGTTGCGCATGGGCGATGCGCAGCGCGAGGTCGAGGCGCGGATCGAACCGGGCCTGGAGGTGGTCGGCGATGCGTCGTTGCTGCGCAACCTATTGGGCAATCTGCTCGGCAACGCGTGGAAGTTCACCCGCGATCGCACCCCGGGGCTGATCGAATTCGGCACGGCCGACGCGCCCGGCGGCGGCCGCGAATTCTTCGTGCGCGACAACGGCACGGGGTTTCCGCAGGCCTATGTCGACAAACTGTTCCGGCCGTTCCAGCGCCTGCACAGCGTCGAGGATTACGCCGGCCACGGCATCGGCCTGGCCTCGGTCAAGCGCATCGTCGAACGTCATGGCGGGACGATCCGCGCCGAGGGGCGCGAAGGCGAGGGCGCTACGTTCTATTTCACGCTGCCGCGTGAAGGTGGGCATGCTTGA
- a CDS encoding RnfH family protein: protein MKVEVVRAWPQRFQALTLELADGAVLGDAVAAAGWQDDAQISGYAVFGVKALADTPLRDGDRVELLRPLQVDPKDARRRRAADRPLKK, encoded by the coding sequence GTGAAGGTCGAGGTCGTCCGCGCCTGGCCGCAACGGTTCCAAGCGCTGACGCTGGAACTGGCCGACGGCGCGGTGCTGGGCGACGCGGTCGCCGCGGCCGGCTGGCAGGACGACGCGCAGATCAGCGGTTACGCGGTTTTTGGCGTCAAGGCGCTCGCCGACACGCCGTTGCGCGATGGTGACCGGGTCGAATTGCTGCGGCCGTTGCAGGTCGATCCCAAGGACGCGCGCAGGCGCCGCGCGGCCGATCGGCCGCTGAAGAAATAG
- the recN gene encoding DNA repair protein RecN, giving the protein MLAHLSLKQFAVVSAAELSFGPGLTVISGETGAGKSLLVDALGLLSGLRADSGVVRHGADRAELVADFTLDDAPQAADWLRDNELDETGDGDTPVCQIRRVIRADGGSRAWVNGRPVTLGQLGELAGRLVEIHGQHEHQALMAKASQLTLLDAYGRTDAARGAVEAAARAWSALLRERDTLMAQGDVSDRIGWLEHQHRELEREALDPEALAKLTADHRRHAHAAGLIAACEAAFARIGGDEGPSLTRTLQQVRGELQRVTEHEPRLGEVDAMLDNAAIQIDEALVLLDRVRDDLDLDPSAFEQIESRIGRLHELARKHRIAPEQLAATRDGIAAELEMLRGAGVRLETLDLEIETARKGWRKAADVLGKARRDAAKSLSSKTTELIGELGMGGGRFDVAIEPLDEDRPDPNGGERIEFLVAANPGQPARALRKVASGGELSRISLAIEVAAFGMDAVPTMVFDEVDSGIGGAVAEIVGQKLRALGASRQVLCVTHLAQVAAQGHAHYRVSKAASEGVTQSAVQVLAAKQREEELARMLGGVELTKEVRAAAKRLLADVG; this is encoded by the coding sequence ATGCTCGCCCACCTCTCGCTCAAGCAATTCGCCGTCGTCAGCGCCGCCGAACTCAGTTTCGGACCCGGCCTCACCGTGATCTCCGGCGAAACCGGCGCCGGCAAGTCGCTGCTGGTCGACGCCCTTGGCCTGTTGTCGGGCCTGCGCGCCGACAGCGGCGTGGTCCGCCACGGCGCCGACCGCGCCGAACTGGTCGCCGACTTCACCCTCGACGACGCCCCGCAAGCCGCCGACTGGCTGCGCGACAACGAACTCGACGAAACCGGCGACGGCGATACGCCGGTCTGCCAGATCCGCCGGGTGATCCGCGCCGACGGCGGTTCGCGCGCCTGGGTCAACGGCCGTCCCGTCACCCTGGGCCAGCTCGGCGAACTGGCCGGGCGTCTGGTCGAAATCCACGGCCAGCACGAACACCAGGCGCTGATGGCCAAGGCCAGCCAGCTGACCCTGCTCGACGCCTACGGACGCACCGACGCCGCGCGCGGCGCGGTCGAGGCCGCCGCGCGCGCCTGGAGCGCGCTGCTGCGCGAGCGCGACACGCTGATGGCGCAAGGCGACGTGTCCGACCGGATCGGCTGGCTCGAACACCAGCACCGCGAACTCGAACGCGAAGCGCTCGACCCCGAGGCGCTGGCCAAGCTCACCGCCGACCATCGCCGCCACGCCCACGCCGCCGGCCTGATCGCCGCCTGCGAAGCCGCGTTCGCGCGCATCGGCGGCGACGAAGGCCCCTCGCTGACCCGCACCCTGCAGCAGGTGCGCGGCGAACTGCAGCGCGTGACCGAGCACGAACCGCGCCTGGGCGAGGTCGACGCCATGCTCGACAACGCCGCGATCCAGATCGACGAAGCCCTGGTCCTGCTAGACCGGGTCCGCGACGACCTCGACCTGGACCCGTCCGCGTTCGAACAGATCGAAAGCCGGATCGGCCGCCTGCACGAACTGGCGCGCAAGCACCGCATCGCCCCCGAACAACTGGCCGCGACCCGCGACGGCATCGCCGCCGAGCTGGAGATGCTGCGCGGCGCCGGCGTGCGCCTGGAAACGCTGGACCTGGAAATCGAAACCGCGCGCAAGGGCTGGCGCAAGGCCGCCGACGTGCTCGGCAAGGCCCGCCGCGACGCGGCCAAATCACTGTCGTCCAAGACCACCGAACTGATCGGCGAACTGGGCATGGGCGGCGGCCGTTTCGACGTCGCGATCGAACCGCTCGACGAAGACCGGCCCGATCCGAACGGCGGCGAACGCATCGAATTTTTGGTCGCGGCCAACCCCGGTCAGCCCGCGCGCGCGCTGCGCAAGGTCGCCTCCGGCGGCGAGTTGTCGCGCATCTCGCTGGCGATCGAAGTGGCCGCGTTCGGCATGGACGCGGTGCCGACCATGGTGTTCGACGAAGTCGACTCCGGCATCGGCGGCGCGGTGGCCGAGATCGTCGGCCAGAAACTGCGCGCGCTCGGCGCCAGCCGCCAGGTGCTGTGCGTGACCCACCTGGCCCAGGTCGCCGCCCAGGGCCACGCCCACTACCGGGTCAGCAAGGCCGCCAGCGAAGGCGTCACCCAGAGCGCCGTGCAGGTGCTCGCGGCCAAGCAGCGCGAAGAGGAACTGGCGCGCATGCTCGGCGGCGTCGAACTGACCAAGGAAGTGCGCGCGGCGGCCAAGCGGTTGCTGGCGGATGTGGGTTGA
- the hrcA gene encoding heat-inducible transcriptional repressor HrcA, which translates to MNRRPDPSLDPRARQLLRTLIGRYIHSGEPVGSQTLAKHAGLDVSAATIRNILGDLEDAGLLSAPHASAGRIPTSQGYRLFVDSLLQVRPLPEGDLARLRSELPSGTGTQALLGSASELLSAMTHFVGVVSVPKREQFAFRRIDFVPLDAQRVLAILVFADQDVQNRIIQTRRPYEAGELERVGNYLNAHFAGRPVSEIRDVLLLELRNAQSEMQTLLAQSVELAEQVLIPDNDDMVLAGQTRLMGVQELADLDRLRELFEAFARKREILQLLERTVRAPGVRIFIGEETGLAPLEGVSLVTAPYTSGGRVLGVLGVIGPTRMAYDRVIPVVQAAADALGNAFGAPDAE; encoded by the coding sequence ATGAACCGCCGCCCCGATCCCAGCCTTGACCCGCGCGCGCGCCAATTGCTGCGCACGCTGATCGGCCGCTACATCCACAGCGGCGAGCCGGTCGGGTCGCAGACTCTGGCCAAGCACGCCGGGCTGGACGTCAGCGCGGCGACCATCCGCAACATCCTTGGCGATCTGGAAGACGCCGGCCTGCTCAGCGCGCCGCATGCCTCGGCCGGGCGCATCCCGACCTCGCAGGGCTATCGCCTGTTCGTCGACTCGCTGCTGCAGGTGCGGCCGCTGCCGGAAGGCGATCTCGCGCGCCTGCGCAGCGAGCTGCCGTCGGGCACCGGCACCCAGGCCCTGCTCGGCAGCGCCTCGGAACTGCTGTCGGCGATGACCCACTTCGTCGGCGTGGTCAGCGTGCCCAAGCGCGAGCAGTTCGCGTTCCGGCGCATCGATTTCGTGCCGCTGGACGCGCAGCGGGTGCTGGCGATCCTGGTCTTCGCCGATCAGGACGTGCAGAACCGCATCATCCAGACCCGCCGTCCGTACGAGGCCGGCGAGCTGGAGCGGGTCGGCAACTACCTCAACGCACATTTCGCCGGCCGGCCGGTCTCGGAGATCCGCGACGTGCTGCTGCTGGAACTGCGCAACGCCCAGTCCGAAATGCAGACGCTGCTGGCGCAGTCGGTCGAACTGGCCGAGCAGGTGCTGATTCCGGACAACGACGACATGGTCCTGGCCGGGCAGACCCGGCTGATGGGCGTGCAGGAGCTGGCCGATCTGGACCGGCTGCGCGAGCTGTTCGAAGCCTTCGCGCGCAAGCGCGAGATACTGCAACTGCTCGAGCGCACCGTGCGCGCGCCGGGCGTGCGCATCTTCATCGGCGAGGAAACCGGGCTGGCGCCGCTGGAAGGGGTGTCGCTGGTGACCGCGCCGTACACCTCGGGCGGTCGCGTGCTCGGCGTGCTCGGGGTGATCGGGCCGACCCGGATGGCCTACGACCGGGTGATCCCGGTGGTGCAGGCGGCGGCCGACGCGCTGGGCAATGCGTTCGGGGCGCCCGACGCCGAATAA
- a CDS encoding type II toxin-antitoxin system RatA family toxin, whose amino-acid sequence MPTIRRSALVEHSAARMFALVNDVAAYPRRFDWCEQAQVLEADERHMVARLDLGLGALRTWFTTHNTLTPPHHIELKLVDGPFRKLGGRWEFHALDESACKVTLTLEFEPAIKLLGPAMAVGFQSLADRMVDDFVRVADRGAEPAVPTATPADGAASA is encoded by the coding sequence ATGCCTACGATCCGCCGTTCCGCCCTGGTCGAACACTCCGCCGCGCGCATGTTCGCGCTGGTCAACGATGTCGCCGCCTATCCGCGCCGCTTCGACTGGTGCGAGCAGGCGCAGGTGCTGGAGGCCGACGAGCGCCACATGGTCGCGCGCCTGGACCTGGGCCTGGGCGCGCTGCGGACCTGGTTCACCACCCACAACACCTTGACGCCGCCGCACCACATCGAGCTGAAACTGGTCGACGGGCCGTTTCGCAAGCTCGGCGGGCGTTGGGAATTCCATGCGCTCGACGAGTCGGCCTGCAAGGTCACCCTGACCCTGGAATTCGAACCGGCGATCAAGCTGCTCGGGCCGGCGATGGCGGTCGGCTTCCAGAGCCTGGCCGACCGCATGGTCGACGACTTCGTCCGCGTCGCCGATCGCGGCGCGGAACCGGCGGTGCCGACCGCGACGCCGGCCGACGGCGCGGCGTCGGCGTGA
- the grpE gene encoding nucleotide exchange factor GrpE, with the protein MSQNDPNPELNLDDQAAPASAEPTEVESLRAELTRLREDSLRERAELDNQRKRVARDIDMARKFANERLLGDLLPVIDSLEAGLNLAGGEPNALREGMELTLRQLLKVAGDNGLVAVDPVGQPFNPEHHQAMSLVPAPGVAPNHVVQVYQKGWLLNERLLRPALVVVSQD; encoded by the coding sequence ATGAGCCAAAACGACCCCAATCCCGAACTGAACCTCGACGACCAAGCCGCCCCGGCGAGCGCCGAGCCGACCGAGGTCGAGAGCCTGCGCGCCGAGTTGACCCGGCTGCGCGAAGACTCGCTGCGCGAACGCGCCGAACTCGACAACCAGCGCAAGCGCGTGGCCCGCGATATCGACATGGCCCGCAAGTTCGCCAACGAGCGCCTGCTCGGCGACCTGCTGCCGGTGATCGACAGCCTCGAAGCCGGGCTGAACCTGGCCGGCGGCGAGCCCAACGCGCTGCGCGAAGGCATGGAACTGACCCTGCGCCAGCTGCTCAAGGTCGCCGGCGACAACGGCCTGGTCGCGGTCGACCCGGTCGGCCAGCCGTTCAACCCCGAGCACCATCAGGCGATGAGCCTGGTGCCCGCGCCGGGCGTCGCGCCGAACCACGTGGTCCAGGTCTACCAGAAGGGCTGGCTGCTCAACGAGCGCCTGCTGCGTCCGGCCCTGGTCGTGGTCAGCCAGGACTGA
- the fur gene encoding ferric iron uptake transcriptional regulator, protein MESQDLRNVGLKVTHPRMRILELLEQAKPRHMTAEDIYRMLLEKGEDIGLATVYRVLTQFESAGLVLKHNFEAGQSVYELDRGHHHDHMVDIESGKIIEFESPEIEELQRKVAAKHGYEIEEHSLVLYVRKKR, encoded by the coding sequence ATGGAATCGCAGGACCTGCGCAACGTCGGCCTCAAGGTCACCCACCCGCGCATGCGGATTCTGGAACTGCTCGAGCAGGCCAAGCCGCGGCACATGACCGCCGAAGACATCTACCGGATGCTGCTGGAAAAAGGCGAGGACATCGGCCTGGCCACGGTGTACCGCGTGCTGACCCAGTTCGAGTCGGCGGGGCTGGTGCTCAAGCACAACTTCGAGGCCGGCCAGTCGGTGTACGAGCTCGATCGCGGCCATCACCACGATCACATGGTCGATATCGAAAGCGGCAAGATCATCGAGTTCGAAAGCCCGGAGATCGAGGAATTGCAGCGCAAGGTCGCGGCCAAGCACGGCTACGAGATCGAGGAGCATTCGTTGGTGTTGTATGTGCGCAAGAAGCGGTGA
- a CDS encoding outer membrane protein assembly factor BamE: MRKLLLVLSISLLTAGCGIIYKQPIYQGNLLEKTAVDQLQTGMSKQQVQVLIGTPSIEDPFHQNRWDYTSTQRVDRLGTTQRKNLTLWFENDALTKWEGDYFPEQDEQIAKASVKQFGRNLARDKEKDKRRRR; this comes from the coding sequence ATGCGTAAGCTCCTGCTCGTTCTCTCGATCTCCCTGCTCACCGCTGGCTGCGGCATCATCTACAAGCAGCCGATCTACCAGGGCAATCTGCTCGAGAAGACCGCCGTCGACCAGCTCCAGACCGGCATGAGCAAGCAGCAGGTGCAGGTGCTGATCGGCACGCCGTCGATCGAAGACCCGTTCCATCAGAACCGCTGGGACTACACCTCGACCCAGCGCGTCGACCGCCTCGGCACCACCCAGCGCAAGAACCTGACCCTGTGGTTCGAAAACGACGCCCTGACCAAGTGGGAAGGCGACTACTTCCCCGAGCAGGACGAACAGATCGCCAAGGCCTCGGTCAAGCAGTTCGGCCGCAACCTGGCCCGCGACAAGGAAAAGGACAAGCGCCGCCGGCGCTGA
- the smpB gene encoding SsrA-binding protein SmpB, whose protein sequence is MAKNTNNKAGKDKGKGAAGGTIALHKRARHEYHLEERFEAGLALQGWELKSIRAGRANITESYAVVLRGEIFLIGSQMTPLISASTHVVAEERRSRKLLLHKREIDNLIGRVQRDGYTLVPTALYWKGNKVKVEIALAKGKQDHDKREASKDRDWARQKQQVMRRHNRNA, encoded by the coding sequence ATGGCTAAAAATACAAACAACAAGGCCGGCAAGGATAAAGGAAAGGGCGCCGCCGGCGGCACCATCGCGCTGCACAAGCGCGCCCGCCACGAGTACCACCTCGAGGAACGCTTCGAGGCCGGCCTGGCCCTGCAGGGCTGGGAGCTCAAGTCCATCCGCGCCGGACGCGCGAACATCACCGAAAGCTACGCGGTCGTCCTGCGTGGCGAAATCTTCCTGATCGGCTCGCAGATGACCCCGCTGATCTCGGCCTCGACCCACGTCGTCGCCGAGGAACGCCGCAGCCGCAAGCTGCTGCTGCACAAGCGCGAGATCGACAACCTGATCGGCCGGGTGCAGCGCGACGGCTACACCCTCGTGCCGACCGCGCTGTACTGGAAAGGCAATAAGGTCAAGGTCGAGATCGCGCTGGCGAAGGGCAAGCAGGACCACGACAAGCGCGAAGCCAGCAAGGATCGCGACTGGGCGCGTCAGAAGCAGCAGGTGATGCGGCGGCATAACCGCAACGCTTGA
- the dnaJ gene encoding molecular chaperone DnaJ: MSKRDYYEVLGVARNASDDDLKKAYRRCAMKHHPDRNPGDAAAEAAFKECKEAYEILADANKRRAYDQHGHAAFEHGNGGGAGGPGFSDMGDIFGDIFGNIFGGGGGGARGPRRGADIGYVMELSLEEAVGGVEKQIEIPTLDACDTCNGTGSADGKVETCGTCKGHGQVRIQRGIFSMQQSCPHCNGSGKTIANPCADCHGQGRVERTKTLQVKIPAGVDNGDRIRLTGEGEAGPTGSPPGDLYVEVRVREHEIFQRDGDDLHCDVPIRISQAALGDTIRVPTLGGEVELRIPFETQSGKLFRLRDKGVKSVRSRKTGDLYCRVVVETPVNLTTEQRELLEKFEATFVGEGARKHSPRSSTFLDGVKGFWDRMTS, encoded by the coding sequence ATGAGCAAACGCGACTACTACGAAGTGCTGGGCGTTGCGCGCAACGCCAGCGACGACGACCTCAAGAAGGCCTATCGCCGCTGCGCGATGAAACATCACCCGGACCGCAATCCGGGCGACGCGGCCGCCGAGGCCGCGTTCAAGGAGTGCAAGGAGGCCTACGAGATCCTGGCCGACGCCAACAAGCGCCGCGCCTACGATCAGCACGGCCATGCCGCGTTCGAGCACGGCAACGGCGGCGGCGCCGGCGGTCCGGGGTTCTCGGACATGGGCGACATTTTCGGCGACATCTTCGGCAATATCTTCGGAGGTGGCGGCGGCGGTGCGCGCGGTCCGCGTCGCGGCGCCGACATCGGCTACGTGATGGAGCTGTCGCTGGAGGAAGCGGTCGGCGGGGTCGAGAAGCAGATCGAAATCCCGACCCTCGACGCCTGCGACACCTGCAACGGCACAGGTTCGGCCGACGGCAAGGTCGAAACCTGCGGCACCTGCAAGGGCCACGGCCAGGTGCGCATCCAGCGCGGCATCTTCTCGATGCAGCAAAGCTGCCCGCACTGCAACGGCAGCGGCAAGACCATCGCCAACCCTTGCGCCGATTGCCACGGCCAGGGCCGGGTCGAACGCACCAAGACCTTGCAGGTCAAGATTCCGGCCGGCGTCGACAACGGCGACCGCATCCGCCTGACCGGCGAAGGCGAGGCCGGCCCGACCGGTTCGCCGCCGGGCGACCTGTACGTGGAAGTGCGCGTGCGCGAGCACGAGATCTTCCAGCGCGACGGCGACGACCTGCATTGCGACGTGCCGATCCGCATCTCGCAGGCCGCGCTCGGCGACACCATCCGGGTGCCGACCCTCGGCGGCGAAGTCGAGTTGCGCATTCCCTTCGAAACCCAGAGCGGCAAGCTGTTCCGCCTGCGCGACAAGGGCGTCAAGTCGGTGCGCAGCCGCAAGACCGGCGACCTGTACTGCCGCGTCGTGGTCGAGACGCCGGTCAATCTCACAACGGAACAACGCGAGCTTCTGGAGAAATTCGAAGCGACGTTCGTGGGTGAGGGGGCGCGAAAGCACTCGCCACGGTCCTCCACCTTTCTGGACGGGGTCAAGGGATTCTGGGATCGGATGACCTCCTGA